A window from Kribbella jejuensis encodes these proteins:
- a CDS encoding NAD-dependent epimerase/dehydratase family protein, with translation MSELNGRRVLVTGAAGRIGLVTVEHLNELGAKVTALSNVEHPDLKADRVLIGDTRSETDVARALQGVEYVVHLAALPHPSAGSPYDVYTTNVVSTFNVLAQAGALGIDRAVIASSINATGVPFNPHEIRPAYFPWDEKAPSDVADWYSLSKQNDENTARMAWRRWGIDVVSFRFPHVNSAEALQRMSDHMRENPGIGLREAWTYLDTRDAAYAVELALTAPLSGAHTFFVAAGTTNAPYATEDLLDRFAPDVPRARRFVDREVPIDLTAIRTVLGFQARHELDLPTLPLEP, from the coding sequence GTGAGTGAACTGAACGGCCGGCGGGTGCTGGTCACGGGGGCCGCCGGCCGGATCGGGCTGGTCACGGTCGAGCACCTGAACGAGCTCGGCGCGAAGGTGACCGCGTTGTCGAACGTCGAACACCCCGATCTGAAGGCGGACCGGGTGCTGATCGGCGACACCCGGTCCGAGACCGACGTCGCGCGAGCGCTGCAGGGTGTCGAGTACGTCGTACACCTGGCGGCGCTGCCGCACCCATCGGCCGGTTCGCCGTACGACGTGTACACAACCAATGTGGTGTCGACGTTCAACGTGCTCGCGCAGGCCGGTGCCCTGGGCATCGACCGGGCGGTGATCGCGAGCAGCATCAACGCCACCGGCGTCCCGTTCAACCCGCACGAGATCCGCCCGGCGTACTTCCCCTGGGACGAGAAGGCGCCGAGCGACGTCGCCGACTGGTACTCGCTGTCCAAGCAGAACGACGAGAACACCGCACGGATGGCGTGGCGCCGGTGGGGGATCGACGTGGTCTCGTTCCGGTTCCCGCACGTGAACTCGGCCGAGGCCCTGCAGCGGATGTCGGACCACATGCGGGAGAACCCGGGCATCGGGCTGCGCGAGGCGTGGACGTACCTCGACACCCGGGACGCGGCGTACGCCGTGGAACTCGCGCTGACCGCGCCGCTGTCCGGTGCGCACACGTTCTTCGTCGCGGCCGGCACCACCAACGCGCCGTACGCGACCGAGGACCTGCTGGACCGGTTCGCGCCGGACGTGCCGCGTGCGCGCCGGTTCGTGGACCGTGAGGTACCGATCGACCTGACCGCCATCCGTACCGTGCTGGGCTTCCAGGCCCGGCACGAACTCGACCTTCCGACCCTTCCCCTGGAGCCCTGA
- a CDS encoding ROK family transcriptional regulator has product MSDSVEGLVRRAGANQYDLGSFNEAVIIETIRLAGIISRTEISRRTGLTQQSVSRILRILLQQGLLVEEAQERAERLGKPRTPVRLRSNAAHAVGIHVDPELLTVAVVDLDGQIVRRETVDLAEDLEAGKLVDLTAATVTAALSISQVDLESMLGVGVAVPGPIDADGSLLALPLQPAWRGLKIRQLLQERLNHPVLVEKDGTAAAIGERWIGRSARARDFAYLYLGTGVGSGLFLNGSIYRGGTSNAGEFGQVAALRVGEWDVENGPRMLPECNPTASLPVIAAEFGYVETDPGATDEASRYKAVCHAAAAGNEAAVQAVRQVARVIGQGAVGLVDLLDIDLLVLGGPAFGKDISEIFLHEIGRAVNAHPVARETRPVVVEESMLKTDAAAVGAASTIFHDAFTPRVSGSSQARRLPK; this is encoded by the coding sequence ATGAGCGATTCGGTCGAAGGGCTGGTGCGGCGCGCCGGCGCGAACCAGTACGACCTGGGCTCGTTCAACGAGGCCGTGATCATCGAGACGATCCGGCTGGCCGGCATCATCAGCCGGACCGAGATCTCCCGCCGTACCGGTCTCACCCAGCAGTCGGTCTCCCGGATCCTGCGCATCCTGCTGCAGCAGGGCCTGCTGGTGGAGGAGGCGCAGGAGCGGGCCGAGCGGCTCGGCAAACCGCGGACGCCGGTGCGGCTGCGCTCGAACGCGGCGCACGCGGTCGGGATCCACGTCGACCCGGAGCTGTTGACCGTCGCGGTCGTCGACCTGGACGGTCAGATCGTCCGCCGCGAGACCGTCGACCTGGCGGAGGATCTCGAGGCGGGGAAGCTCGTGGATCTGACCGCGGCGACTGTGACCGCGGCGCTCAGCATCAGCCAGGTGGACCTGGAGTCGATGCTCGGCGTCGGCGTTGCCGTACCGGGGCCGATCGATGCCGACGGGTCGCTGCTCGCGTTGCCGTTGCAGCCGGCCTGGCGCGGGCTCAAGATCCGGCAGCTGCTGCAGGAGCGGCTCAACCACCCGGTGCTCGTGGAGAAGGACGGTACGGCGGCCGCGATCGGCGAACGCTGGATCGGGCGTTCGGCGCGGGCGCGGGACTTCGCGTACCTGTACCTCGGTACGGGCGTGGGGAGCGGGCTGTTCCTGAACGGGTCGATCTACCGCGGCGGTACGTCGAACGCCGGTGAGTTCGGGCAGGTCGCGGCGTTGCGCGTGGGGGAGTGGGACGTGGAGAACGGGCCGCGGATGCTGCCCGAGTGCAACCCGACCGCGTCGCTGCCCGTCATCGCAGCCGAGTTCGGGTACGTCGAGACCGATCCGGGCGCGACCGACGAAGCCTCGCGGTACAAGGCGGTCTGTCACGCGGCGGCCGCTGGCAACGAGGCCGCCGTGCAGGCGGTGCGGCAGGTGGCTCGAGTGATCGGGCAGGGCGCGGTCGGGCTCGTCGATCTGCTCGACATCGATCTGCTGGTCCTCGGTGGGCCGGCGTTCGGGAAGGACATCTCGGAGATCTTCCTGCACGAGATCGGGCGCGCGGTGAACGCGCATCCGGTCGCCCGCGAGACCCGGCCGGTCGTGGTCGAGGAGTCGATGCTGAAGACCGACGCGGCCGCGGTCGGGGCGGCGTCGACGATCTTCCACGACGCGTTCACCCCTCGGGTGTCGGGGTCGAGTCAGGCACGTAGGCTGCCCAAGTGA
- a CDS encoding Gfo/Idh/MocA family protein produces MADTQQQVAIVGCGIIGRTHAKTVAERPDAVVTALVDGDVTAREALRDQLVELGRPEPKLFEDLTAALSGSDVTLVAICTPSGTHAALAEQALDAKVHVVIEKPLDVDLIRARRLGAAAARAANHGVVASVISQHRFDAGSAVVKQAIDAGRFGQLTSAVASVAWWRSDEYYASAGWRGTWAQDGGGALMNQGVHTVDLMLWFMGRPVTIQAQALRAAHHAIEVEDTVVATLTFENGAVGTLHATTAAFPGGRTRVSVHGTQGGAEVEDDLLARLNLDGKQEDQPIDVGDPGGHTAQYADILKAIADGTPPAITVQDAIDALATVRAVYIASTLQRPVKFIDVLEGRYDDVDVSRGIGLPPN; encoded by the coding sequence ATGGCTGACACACAACAGCAGGTCGCGATCGTCGGGTGCGGGATCATCGGGCGTACCCACGCCAAGACCGTCGCGGAACGCCCGGACGCGGTCGTCACCGCCCTGGTGGACGGTGACGTCACGGCCCGGGAGGCGCTCCGGGACCAGTTGGTCGAGCTCGGCCGGCCGGAACCGAAGCTGTTCGAGGACCTGACCGCGGCGCTGAGCGGGTCGGACGTCACGCTGGTCGCGATCTGCACCCCGAGCGGTACGCACGCGGCGCTGGCCGAGCAGGCGCTGGACGCGAAGGTGCACGTGGTGATCGAGAAGCCGCTCGACGTCGACCTGATCCGGGCTCGGCGGCTCGGCGCGGCGGCCGCTCGGGCCGCGAACCACGGCGTCGTCGCGTCGGTGATCAGCCAGCACCGGTTCGACGCCGGCAGCGCGGTGGTGAAGCAGGCGATCGACGCCGGCAGGTTCGGGCAGCTGACGTCGGCGGTCGCTTCGGTGGCCTGGTGGCGCAGCGACGAGTACTACGCGTCCGCCGGCTGGCGCGGTACGTGGGCGCAGGACGGTGGCGGCGCGCTGATGAACCAAGGCGTGCACACGGTCGACCTGATGTTGTGGTTCATGGGCCGCCCGGTGACGATCCAGGCGCAAGCGCTGCGGGCCGCGCATCACGCGATCGAGGTCGAGGACACGGTCGTCGCGACCCTCACGTTCGAGAACGGCGCCGTCGGTACGCTGCACGCGACGACGGCGGCGTTCCCGGGCGGCCGCACACGCGTCTCGGTCCACGGCACCCAGGGTGGCGCCGAGGTCGAGGACGACCTGCTCGCCCGCCTGAACCTGGACGGTAAGCAGGAGGACCAGCCGATCGACGTGGGCGATCCCGGCGGTCACACAGCGCAGTACGCCGACATCCTCAAGGCCATCGCCGACGGCACGCCGCCTGCCATCACGGTCCAGGACGCCATCGACGCCCTGGCCACAGTCCGGGCCGTCTACATCGCGTCCACCTTGCAGCGCCCGGTGAAGTTCATCGACGTACTGGAAGGCCGCTACGACGACGTCGATGTCTCCCGAGGCATCGGGCTCCCGCCCAACTGA
- a CDS encoding VOC family protein, translating into MTNQVVHFEIIGTDPARLQDYYRDLFGWSYDLGDTVSEQVSEPGQYGFVGDAGLNGGVGGGTSLQPKVLFYVGVDDVGTALARADELGGTRVFGPDGVPGKLVVGQLTDPEGNLVGLAGPR; encoded by the coding sequence ATGACCAACCAGGTCGTGCACTTCGAGATCATCGGAACCGATCCGGCCCGGCTGCAGGACTACTACCGCGACCTCTTCGGGTGGAGCTATGACCTCGGCGACACCGTGTCCGAACAGGTGTCCGAGCCGGGGCAGTACGGGTTCGTCGGCGACGCCGGGCTCAACGGCGGCGTCGGTGGCGGTACGTCGCTGCAGCCGAAGGTGCTGTTCTACGTCGGGGTCGACGACGTCGGCACCGCGCTCGCCCGCGCCGACGAACTGGGCGGGACGCGGGTCTTCGGACCGGACGGGGTGCCGGGGAAGCTGGTGGTAGGGCAGTTAACCGACCCCGAGGGGAACCTGGTCGGGCTCGCCGGGCCGCGGTAA
- a CDS encoding ABC transporter substrate-binding protein, producing MIRVRRWGRYGTALGVAGLMLAAGCAKGTDPASSGGGAAAVDEKAPVTITIGDRPTPDKPNDLKAFNQKVSDFMAKYPNITVKSTETSWQAQTFQAQVAGGTLPTVMSISFTEPANMIPNKQLPDITDELKLVDLTKDLNPNVLKIVEDANGRIYGVPTDVFSVGLAYNRNLFKQAGLDPDKPPTTWDEVRQYAKQISEKTGKAGYAQLTTNNTGGWMLTTMTYSMGGTVESPDGKKSTFNDAPTKKALQLLKDMRWTDNSMGSRFLYNQEEVRQDFAAGKIGMVLQAPDAYDMSVKQFGMKPADFGEGALPQDGGPHGTLTGGSLKMISPKATKNEIVAALKWIKFDQFDKYTNEAAAVADAKNAIADKGFVGRPGISPLSQATYDQYNKWREPYVNVPVKQFQGYIDSTTSLKLLPEPPNKGQEVYSLLDPVVQQVLTKKDVDIDKLVSDAASKIDARLAR from the coding sequence ATGATCAGAGTGCGCAGGTGGGGCCGGTACGGAACCGCCCTGGGGGTTGCCGGGCTGATGCTCGCGGCCGGCTGTGCGAAGGGGACGGACCCGGCGTCGTCCGGCGGCGGTGCCGCGGCCGTGGACGAGAAGGCGCCGGTCACGATCACGATCGGCGACCGGCCCACCCCGGACAAGCCGAACGACCTGAAGGCCTTCAACCAGAAGGTCAGCGACTTCATGGCGAAGTACCCGAACATCACGGTGAAGTCGACCGAGACCAGCTGGCAGGCGCAGACCTTCCAGGCGCAGGTCGCGGGCGGGACGCTGCCGACGGTGATGAGCATCAGCTTCACCGAGCCGGCCAACATGATCCCGAACAAGCAGCTGCCGGACATCACCGACGAGCTGAAGCTGGTCGACCTGACCAAGGACCTGAACCCGAACGTCCTGAAGATCGTCGAGGACGCCAACGGCCGGATCTACGGCGTACCGACCGACGTGTTCTCGGTCGGACTCGCCTACAACCGGAACCTGTTCAAGCAGGCCGGCCTGGACCCGGACAAGCCGCCGACGACCTGGGACGAGGTCCGGCAGTACGCCAAGCAGATCTCGGAGAAGACCGGCAAGGCCGGGTACGCGCAGCTCACCACGAACAACACGGGTGGCTGGATGCTGACCACGATGACGTACAGCATGGGCGGCACGGTCGAGAGCCCGGACGGCAAGAAGTCCACGTTCAACGACGCGCCGACCAAGAAGGCGCTGCAGCTGCTGAAGGACATGCGCTGGACCGACAACTCGATGGGCAGCCGCTTCCTCTACAACCAGGAGGAGGTCCGCCAGGACTTCGCGGCCGGCAAGATCGGCATGGTGCTGCAAGCGCCGGACGCGTACGACATGAGCGTCAAGCAGTTCGGGATGAAGCCGGCCGACTTCGGTGAGGGCGCGCTGCCGCAGGACGGCGGGCCGCACGGCACGCTGACCGGTGGTTCGCTGAAGATGATCAGCCCGAAGGCGACGAAGAACGAGATCGTCGCGGCGCTGAAGTGGATCAAGTTCGACCAGTTCGACAAGTACACCAACGAGGCCGCGGCGGTGGCGGACGCGAAGAACGCGATCGCCGACAAGGGCTTCGTCGGCCGTCCCGGCATCTCGCCGCTGAGCCAGGCGACGTACGACCAGTACAACAAGTGGCGTGAGCCGTACGTGAATGTCCCGGTGAAGCAGTTCCAGGGCTACATCGACTCGACCACGTCGCTGAAGCTGCTGCCGGAGCCGCCGAACAAGGGCCAGGAGGTCTACTCGCTGCTCGACCCGGTGGTCCAGCAGGTGTTGACGAAGAAGGATGTGGACATCGACAAGCTGGTCAGCGATGCCGCTTCGAAGATCGACGCGCGTCTGGCCCGGTAA
- a CDS encoding GNAT family N-acetyltransferase has translation MELRPATAADFPFLMEMLLEACNWDGTPWYDEAKVRRDDHAWRYLDGWPAATDFGVVAEVDGSPAGATWARLLMSERRGYGYVADDVPELTLGVAAGFRRRGVGRGLLTEVIAQARAASYRRLSLSVDPDNPARKLYESLGFRKVGVVGTSDTMVLELQPPAV, from the coding sequence ATGGAGCTCCGACCGGCGACCGCGGCCGACTTCCCGTTCCTGATGGAGATGTTGCTCGAGGCGTGCAACTGGGACGGGACGCCTTGGTACGACGAGGCGAAGGTACGGCGGGACGATCACGCCTGGCGGTATCTGGACGGGTGGCCGGCGGCGACGGACTTCGGGGTGGTCGCGGAGGTTGACGGCTCCCCCGCCGGCGCCACCTGGGCGCGGTTGCTGATGTCGGAGCGGCGCGGATACGGGTACGTCGCGGACGACGTACCCGAGTTGACCCTGGGCGTGGCGGCCGGGTTCCGGCGGCGTGGGGTGGGGCGCGGGTTGTTGACGGAGGTGATCGCGCAGGCGCGCGCAGCGTCGTACAGGCGACTGTCGCTCAGCGTGGATCCGGACAACCCGGCGCGGAAGTTGTACGAATCGCTCGGCTTCCGGAAGGTGGGTGTCGTCGGTACGTCGGACACGATGGTGCTGGAGCTCCAGCCGCCGGCGGTTTAG
- a CDS encoding carbohydrate ABC transporter permease: MTWYRSGGLSSIAFGLPLVLIFLYFSWGPIVRGLVLSFQKNNLVQAPEWVGWSNFSYVLTDPQLPQAALNTLYFAALALVFGFPVPLFLAVFVSELRKAGWLYNVLSYLPAVVPPVAAILLWTFFYDPSGAGVFNSILGWFGLGPFAWLNSPTLAMPAIVLEATWAGAGATSIIYLAALTGVRTELYEAAELDGAGIWRRVWHVTLPQIRGIILIMMLLQLIGTFQVFTEPFLFTGGGPNNATTTVLLLIYRYAFINGDFGAATALSVLLALVLCVLSAVYHFVTRRWSTT, translated from the coding sequence ATGACCTGGTACCGCTCCGGCGGGCTCAGCAGCATCGCCTTCGGCCTGCCGCTGGTGCTGATCTTCCTGTACTTCTCCTGGGGCCCGATCGTCCGCGGCCTGGTCCTGAGCTTCCAGAAGAACAACCTGGTCCAGGCGCCGGAATGGGTCGGCTGGTCGAACTTCAGCTACGTGCTGACCGACCCGCAGCTCCCGCAGGCCGCTCTCAACACGTTGTACTTCGCCGCGCTGGCACTGGTCTTCGGTTTCCCGGTGCCGTTGTTCCTGGCCGTGTTCGTCAGCGAACTGCGCAAGGCCGGGTGGCTGTACAACGTGCTCTCGTACCTGCCGGCCGTCGTACCGCCGGTCGCCGCGATCCTGCTCTGGACGTTCTTCTACGACCCGAGCGGCGCGGGCGTGTTCAACTCGATCCTCGGCTGGTTCGGCCTCGGCCCGTTCGCGTGGCTGAACTCGCCGACGCTGGCGATGCCCGCGATCGTTCTGGAGGCCACCTGGGCCGGCGCCGGCGCGACCTCGATCATCTACCTGGCCGCGCTGACCGGCGTACGCACGGAGTTGTACGAGGCTGCCGAGCTGGACGGAGCTGGGATCTGGCGCCGGGTCTGGCACGTCACGCTGCCGCAGATCCGCGGAATCATCCTGATCATGATGCTGCTGCAGCTCATCGGGACGTTCCAGGTGTTCACCGAACCGTTCCTATTCACCGGCGGCGGTCCGAACAACGCGACCACGACCGTCCTGCTGCTGATCTACCGGTACGCGTTCATCAACGGTGACTTCGGCGCCGCCACCGCGCTCAGCGTGCTGCTCGCGCTCGTGCTGTGCGTGCTGTCGGCCGTCTACCACTTCGTCACCCGCCGCTGGAGTACGACATGA
- a CDS encoding carbohydrate ABC transporter permease produces the protein MSYERGIISTADRQRGVVRFGLPAIQVLIFVAVVIAGVGPLLWLLKSGVSTSQDILSGPMQLWPSGIQLKNIPDAWNRVQIGAYLGNTAFIAIGSMLSTLFVCTTGAFVLSILRPKWGPVVTGAVLATLFLPGVISLVPLYMTVLKMPLLGISLQNTFWAVWLPSAAGAFNVLVMKRYFDAIPRELIEAARIDGASNLRLFTALILPLSKPIVGVVALLTVIGSWKDYLWPLLVLPDPRLQPISVALPRVQKTTEISLQMSALFLAVLIPVVLFLLFQKQFLRGVGMSGGIKE, from the coding sequence ATGAGTTATGAACGCGGAATCATCTCGACCGCCGACCGGCAGCGCGGCGTGGTCCGCTTCGGCCTGCCGGCCATCCAGGTGCTGATCTTCGTCGCTGTCGTGATCGCCGGTGTGGGGCCGCTGCTGTGGCTGCTCAAGTCCGGCGTCTCGACCAGTCAGGACATCCTCAGCGGGCCGATGCAGCTGTGGCCGTCGGGGATCCAGTTGAAGAACATCCCGGACGCCTGGAACCGCGTGCAGATCGGCGCGTACCTCGGCAACACCGCGTTCATCGCGATCGGGTCGATGCTCTCGACGCTGTTCGTGTGTACGACGGGTGCCTTCGTGCTGAGCATCCTGCGCCCGAAGTGGGGTCCGGTCGTCACCGGCGCCGTGCTCGCGACGCTGTTCCTGCCCGGGGTCATCTCGCTGGTACCGCTCTACATGACGGTGCTGAAGATGCCGCTGCTCGGGATCAGCCTGCAGAACACGTTCTGGGCAGTCTGGCTGCCGTCGGCGGCCGGCGCGTTCAACGTGCTGGTGATGAAGCGGTACTTCGACGCAATCCCGCGCGAGCTGATCGAGGCGGCCCGGATCGACGGGGCGAGCAACCTGCGGCTGTTCACCGCGCTGATCCTGCCGCTGTCGAAGCCGATCGTGGGCGTCGTCGCGCTGCTGACCGTGATCGGTTCGTGGAAGGATTACCTCTGGCCGTTGCTGGTACTGCCGGACCCGCGCCTGCAGCCGATCTCGGTCGCCCTTCCGAGGGTACAGAAGACCACGGAGATCTCACTGCAGATGAGCGCGTTGTTCCTGGCGGTACTGATCCCGGTGGTCCTGTTCTTGTTGTTCCAGAAGCAGTTCCTGCGCGGAGTAGGAATGTCCGGAGGCATCAAAGAGTGA
- a CDS encoding GNAT family N-acetyltransferase, translating into MIGPRPLTPDVELRIATLDDAPALADEQVLSREHLRPWEPVRTEKWFTTAGQVERMNYQLERYKNGQVVPWVLASGSRIVGAITLSDLVPGPFRSASLGYWISVDSVGRGLATRAVEAVAEIADTQLKLHRIEASTLTANVASQRVLERTGFQQIGMAPTYLHIDGQWQDCNLYQRILNDREPGA; encoded by the coding sequence GTGATTGGTCCCCGCCCTCTGACGCCCGATGTCGAACTCCGGATCGCTACCCTCGATGACGCTCCCGCTTTGGCCGACGAACAGGTTCTGAGCCGCGAGCATCTCCGTCCGTGGGAGCCGGTGCGCACCGAGAAATGGTTCACGACGGCCGGTCAGGTCGAACGGATGAACTACCAGCTCGAGCGCTACAAGAACGGCCAGGTGGTGCCGTGGGTGCTGGCATCCGGTTCCCGGATCGTCGGTGCGATCACGTTGAGCGACCTGGTCCCCGGTCCGTTCCGCAGTGCGAGCCTCGGCTACTGGATCTCGGTCGACTCGGTCGGCCGCGGCCTGGCGACCCGCGCCGTCGAGGCAGTCGCCGAGATCGCCGACACGCAGCTGAAACTCCACCGCATCGAAGCCAGCACTCTCACCGCCAATGTCGCGTCGCAGCGGGTGCTGGAGCGCACAGGCTTCCAGCAGATCGGCATGGCGCCGACGTACCTGCACATCGACGGCCAGTGGCAGGACTGCAATCTCTACCAGCGCATCCTGAACGACCGCGAGCCCGGCGCCTAG
- a CDS encoding enolase C-terminal domain-like protein — MPSNFDQPWPVRDDLRIRSVKAIVTAPQGIPLVVVKIETTEPGLYGLGCATFTQRWKAVQTFVDEHLARLLVGRYPGDIGDLTRLASYSGYWRGGPVTNNAISGIDQALWDIAGKRAGMPVYELLGGKVRAAADTYIHASGATIEDTITHAQKLIGQGWRHIRLQVSTPGGGGYGAPRLATLYPNAPYHNGWSARDYLRTTPELFAEARQALPDNIELLHDVHSRLTPKEAIILARSLEPYGLFFLEDVLAPEHWDRLPEVRAASPVPLAVGELTTSMNDAIRLIRDHGVDFIRSHVSDIGGLTPARKLADLAELCGVRTAWHGPGDTSPIGAAANVALDVTSVAFGIQEGHIYDDAVHEVFPGTLRIEDGWLRPNEAPGWGIDLDEEAAARYPAALSGHDEWAAGVRRIDGALEAP, encoded by the coding sequence ATGCCCTCGAACTTCGACCAGCCGTGGCCGGTCCGTGACGACCTCCGGATCCGTTCGGTCAAGGCGATCGTCACCGCGCCGCAAGGCATCCCACTGGTGGTCGTGAAGATCGAAACCACCGAACCGGGCCTGTACGGGCTCGGCTGCGCCACGTTCACGCAGCGCTGGAAGGCGGTACAGACGTTCGTCGACGAGCACCTTGCCCGGCTGCTCGTCGGCCGCTACCCGGGCGACATCGGTGACCTGACGCGACTCGCGTCGTACTCCGGGTACTGGCGCGGCGGCCCGGTCACCAACAACGCGATCTCGGGGATCGACCAGGCGCTGTGGGACATCGCCGGCAAGCGCGCGGGGATGCCGGTGTACGAACTGCTCGGCGGCAAGGTCCGCGCCGCCGCGGACACGTACATCCACGCCAGCGGGGCGACGATCGAGGACACGATCACGCATGCGCAGAAGCTGATCGGGCAGGGCTGGCGGCACATCCGGCTGCAGGTCTCGACACCGGGCGGCGGTGGGTACGGCGCTCCGCGGCTCGCGACGCTCTACCCGAACGCGCCGTACCACAACGGCTGGTCCGCACGCGACTACCTGCGCACGACGCCGGAGTTGTTCGCCGAGGCGCGGCAGGCGCTGCCGGACAACATCGAACTGCTGCACGACGTGCACTCGCGGTTGACGCCGAAGGAGGCGATCATCCTCGCCCGATCGCTCGAGCCGTACGGCCTGTTCTTCCTCGAGGACGTGCTCGCACCGGAGCACTGGGACCGGCTGCCCGAGGTCCGGGCCGCGTCGCCGGTACCGCTCGCGGTCGGCGAGCTGACCACGTCGATGAACGACGCGATCCGGCTGATCCGCGACCACGGCGTGGACTTCATCCGGTCGCACGTCTCGGACATCGGCGGTCTGACGCCGGCCCGCAAGCTCGCCGACCTGGCCGAGCTGTGCGGTGTCCGGACCGCGTGGCACGGTCCTGGCGACACGTCGCCGATCGGTGCCGCGGCGAACGTCGCGCTCGACGTCACGTCCGTTGCCTTCGGCATCCAGGAGGGCCACATCTACGACGACGCCGTGCACGAGGTGTTCCCCGGCACGCTGCGGATCGAGGACGGCTGGCTGCGCCCGAACGAGGCCCCGGGCTGGGGGATCGACCTCGACGAGGAGGCGGCGGCGCGCTATCCGGCGGCGCTGTCCGGCCACGACGAGTGGGCGGCCGGCGTACGGCGGATCGACGGAGCCCTGGAAGCACCGTAG